The genomic segment TAGAAATTAATTCTTTGGGTGATAAAGAAGAGCGTGCCGCGCATCGCGAAGCACTGATCCGCTATCTGGAGCAGTTTGTTGATATTCTGGATGAGGATGGTAAACGCCGTCTTTATGCAAATCCGCTGCGTGTCCTAGATACAAAAAATCCTGCTTTGCAGGAAATGGCTGAAAATGCGCCAAAATTGAGTGACTTTTTGGGTGAAGAATCAAGCCAGCACTTTGAGGGTTTGAAAGCTTTACTTGATGTGGCTGGTATTAGCTATCGCGTTAATCCTCGGCTGGTGCGTGGTTTGGATTACTACAACCGTACGGTATTTGAATGGGTCACCACCGATCTTGGCTCACAAGGCACAATCGCGGGCGGTGGTCGTTACGATACCCTTGTTGAAATGTTGGGTGGTAAGCCTTGCCCTGCCGTTGGTTTTGGTTTGGGTATTGAGCGCATCCTACTCCTGATTGAAGAGCAGGCGGTGGTTGTGCCTCTTGCCGCGCCTGATGCTTATATCGTTCATCTAGGTGATGCGGCTGGGCGCTTGGCTTTTGCTGCCGCGCAGCAATTGCGTACTGCAGGGCTGAAAGTGGTTCTGCATTGTGGTGGTGGTAGCTTTAAATCTCAGTTTAAAAAAGCCGACGCCAGCCAGGCGCGGTATGCTGTGGTTATTGGTGAAACAGAGGCAGAAACACAGTCTGCAAATCTTAAAACGCTTAATGGTGAAGGCGCGGGCGAACAACGTACAGTTGCCCTTGCTGAACTTGCAATGATTATCTCCAATACACACGAAGGGAAGTAAAACATGGCTTTCGATCTACAAGAACAAGAACAAATTGCGGAATTCAAAGCGTGGTGGGACAGTTGGGGTAAGTTGATTTCTTTGGGCCTGCTGGCTGCTCTGGTGGCCTATGCTGGCTGGAAGGGCTGGAATACTTATCTGGCTTCGCAATCTGCTAAAGCAGGCGTTATTTATGCAGAGCTGGATAAGCAGGCACAGGCTAAAGATCTTGCGAAGATGAAGCCTGCGGCCGAGCAGTTAAAGAAAGACTATTCAGGCACTGCTTTTGCCCCTCGTGCGGCCTTACTTTTAGCTAAATCCAGTGTCGAGGCCAATGATGTGCCTGCTGCTGTGGCCCAGTTGCAGTGGGTGATTACGAATGCCAAAGAGGCTGGCTTGCGTGACGTGGCCCGTTTACGTCTTGCCGCAGTGCAGCTGGATCAGAAAAAGTTTGATGATGCACTGGCCACGCTGAAGGCAAACGAAGAAACAAGTTTTGCAGGTTTGTTTTTTGAAGCGAAAGGCGATGTATTGCTGATTAAGGGTGATAAGGCCGCTGCCCGTGAATCATATAAGCAAGCCGTGGCTAAATTGCCAAAAGAAGCACCTAACGTGAAGTTTGTGGAAGTGAAACTGGAAGCCCTGGGGAATTCTTAATGCAAGATCTTTATCGCTTAGTTGTTGCTGTTTCTTTATTGGGCTTATCGGCTTGCAGTACGGTCAGCAATGCGCCGGAACCATCGCCCTTGCCGGTGATTTCACAAAGCCTGTCTGTTTCCAGCCAGTGGCGTGCTTCGGTTGGCGATAAAACATTGTTTCGTTTTGTGCCTGCGGTGGATGGTGATTTGATTGTTGTAGCGGGCTCTCCTGATAAGCTGCAGG from the Iodobacter fluviatilis genome contains:
- the hisS gene encoding histidine--tRNA ligase, whose product is MSNQIQGIRGMNDVLPDASPVWLYFEQVTRDWLAAYGYKNIRMPIVESTHLFVRGVGEHTDIVEKEMYSFEDKLNGEKLTLRPEGTAGCVRACIEHGLLYNQTQRLWYMGPMYRHERPQKGRYRQFHQIGVEAFGMATPDVDAEIVLMLADLWQRLGLKNVSLEINSLGDKEERAAHREALIRYLEQFVDILDEDGKRRLYANPLRVLDTKNPALQEMAENAPKLSDFLGEESSQHFEGLKALLDVAGISYRVNPRLVRGLDYYNRTVFEWVTTDLGSQGTIAGGGRYDTLVEMLGGKPCPAVGFGLGIERILLLIEEQAVVVPLAAPDAYIVHLGDAAGRLAFAAAQQLRTAGLKVVLHCGGGSFKSQFKKADASQARYAVVIGETEAETQSANLKTLNGEGAGEQRTVALAELAMIISNTHEGK
- a CDS encoding YfgM family protein translates to MAFDLQEQEQIAEFKAWWDSWGKLISLGLLAALVAYAGWKGWNTYLASQSAKAGVIYAELDKQAQAKDLAKMKPAAEQLKKDYSGTAFAPRAALLLAKSSVEANDVPAAVAQLQWVITNAKEAGLRDVARLRLAAVQLDQKKFDDALATLKANEETSFAGLFFEAKGDVLLIKGDKAAARESYKQAVAKLPKEAPNVKFVEVKLEALGNS